A genome region from Bacillota bacterium includes the following:
- the gyrB gene encoding DNA topoisomerase (ATP-hydrolyzing) subunit B, which translates to MGFDRPEAVYEAEQIQVLEGLEAVRKRPGMYIGSTDEKGLMQLFYEVIDNSIDEAMAGFCDLIRVEIDSDGFLTVIDNGRGIPVAIHPQMKRPTVEVVLTVLHAGGKFGQEGSAYRFSGGLHGVGVSVVNALSEMLEVVIERDGKKYRQRFQRGAPVSELEVLGDSDKTGTTIKFKPDATIFETTRFDIDTIVSRVRELAFLNRGLRIEVADQKSGREYFFKYDGGIISFVQQLNKTKDPLHEDVIYFEHSTDDLELAVALQYTNGYTESIYSFVNNIHTHDGGTHLSGFRSGLTRTINDYARRMNLLREKEENLSGEDVREGCTAVISVRLPEPQFEGQTKGKLGNSEVRGIVESVVSDKLAIYLEEHPQQARQIVEKALAAARARQAARKARELTRRKNALEVSNLPGKLADCTSTNPEECELYIVEGDSAGGTAKQGRERHFQAIMPLRGKILNVEKARMDRILANEEIRSMITAIGAGVGEEFDLEKLRYKKIILMTDADVDGAHIRTLLLTFFYRFMRPLITNGHVYVALPPLYCVRKGKSQEHYLYSNEELNEILERIGRDGVEIQRYKGLGEMNAEQLWHTTMNPETRTIVQLQLEDAVAADEIFTTLMGEKVEPRREFIQEHAKEVENLDV; encoded by the coding sequence ATGGGTTTTGATAGGCCAGAGGCAGTCTATGAAGCTGAACAGATCCAGGTCTTAGAGGGTCTAGAGGCGGTGCGCAAACGTCCTGGAATGTACATCGGTAGCACCGATGAGAAGGGACTCATGCAGCTTTTTTACGAAGTCATCGACAACAGTATCGATGAAGCCATGGCGGGATTCTGTGACCTTATCCGCGTGGAGATCGATAGCGATGGCTTTTTGACGGTGATTGACAATGGCCGGGGGATCCCTGTGGCCATTCACCCCCAGATGAAGCGACCGACGGTGGAAGTAGTGCTAACGGTGCTGCATGCCGGGGGTAAATTCGGACAAGAAGGTTCGGCCTATCGATTTTCTGGTGGACTCCACGGCGTGGGGGTTTCGGTAGTCAATGCCCTCAGTGAAATGCTGGAGGTGGTCATCGAGCGCGATGGCAAGAAATACCGCCAGCGTTTTCAGCGGGGCGCTCCCGTCTCAGAACTAGAAGTCTTGGGTGATTCGGATAAAACGGGCACGACCATTAAGTTCAAGCCTGATGCCACCATCTTTGAGACTACACGTTTTGACATAGATACCATTGTCAGTCGTGTCCGGGAATTGGCTTTCCTGAATAGGGGCCTGCGAATCGAGGTGGCGGACCAAAAGTCTGGACGGGAGTATTTCTTCAAGTACGATGGCGGAATTATCTCCTTTGTGCAGCAACTAAACAAAACCAAGGATCCTCTTCACGAGGATGTCATCTACTTCGAACATAGCACCGATGATCTGGAACTGGCGGTGGCGCTGCAGTACACCAATGGCTACACCGAGAGTATTTACAGCTTTGTGAACAATATTCACACCCATGACGGTGGGACCCATCTCAGTGGGTTCCGATCGGGACTGACCCGCACCATCAATGATTACGCCCGCAGGATGAATCTGCTGCGGGAGAAGGAAGAAAACCTCAGTGGCGAGGATGTGCGGGAAGGATGTACTGCGGTTATCAGTGTCCGGCTGCCGGAGCCCCAGTTTGAGGGCCAGACCAAGGGCAAGTTGGGTAACTCCGAGGTGCGGGGTATTGTGGAATCCGTGGTAAGCGATAAGCTGGCCATTTACCTGGAGGAACATCCCCAACAGGCCAGGCAAATTGTGGAAAAGGCTTTGGCGGCGGCCCGGGCCCGGCAAGCGGCCCGCAAGGCCCGGGAGTTGACCCGACGTAAAAATGCCCTGGAGGTGAGCAACCTGCCGGGCAAGCTTGCCGACTGTACCTCCACTAACCCCGAAGAGTGCGAGTTGTACATCGTGGAGGGTGATTCCGCGGGAGGTACGGCCAAACAGGGACGGGAACGTCACTTCCAGGCGATCATGCCTTTACGGGGGAAGATCCTCAACGTGGAAAAGGCCCGGATGGACCGGATCCTCGCCAATGAAGAGATTCGTTCTATGATTACCGCGATCGGTGCCGGCGTAGGGGAAGAATTTGATCTGGAGAAACTGCGTTACAAGAAGATTATCCTGATGACAGACGCGGACGTGGATGGTGCCCATATTCGGACTTTGCTCTTAACATTCTTCTATCGGTTCATGCGGCCTTTAATCACCAATGGGCATGTGTATGTGGCGTTGCCGCCCCTCTACTGCGTGCGTAAGGGAAAAAGCCAGGAGCATTACCTGTACTCCAATGAGGAGCTAAACGAGATCCTGGAGCGGATTGGCCGCGATGGGGTGGAGATCCAGCGCTACAAGGGTCTTGGAGAAATGAATGCAGAACAGCTTTGGCACACCACAATGAACCCGGAGACCAGAACCATTGTGCAACTGCAGTTGGAGGATGCGGTGGCCGCCGATGAGATCTTTACTACGCTTATGGGTGAGAAAGTAGAACCGCGCCGGGAATTCATTCAGGAGCATGCTAAAGAAGTGGAGAACTTGGATGTTTAG
- a CDS encoding YlbF family regulator yields the protein MSVQRKIIELAQEIQDTEEFKKFQSAKEQLEQREAAKHMLSDFSRFQRELMEKEERGEEITPEEEAQMAERFQILMMNPYVRNFVQAQYQVMELLIQVQEGLVNHLGLVEKPSEEAPEEKETKQDSKVIPLKKPKLWTPND from the coding sequence ATGAGTGTGCAGAGGAAAATCATCGAGTTAGCCCAGGAGATTCAAGACACGGAGGAATTCAAGAAATTCCAAAGTGCGAAGGAACAACTGGAGCAGCGGGAAGCGGCCAAACACATGTTGAGCGATTTCTCTCGCTTCCAAAGGGAACTGATGGAAAAAGAAGAACGTGGTGAGGAGATTACTCCCGAAGAGGAAGCACAGATGGCTGAACGTTTCCAGATTCTTATGATGAACCCCTATGTGCGGAACTTTGTTCAGGCCCAGTACCAGGTGATGGAACTTCTGATCCAGGTACAGGAGGGGTTGGTTAATCACCTGGGTCTTGTAGAGAAACCATCGGAAGAGGCTCCGGAAGAAAAGGAGACCAAGCAGGACAGCAAGGTGATCCCCTTGAAAAAGCCCAAACTTTGGACTCCGAACGATTAA
- a CDS encoding family 43 glycosylhydrolase yields MGIVLATMSLVCVLINPYVVLEAATLHSSYQEAVVRVVYPDTEEELLPDLTGILYAPVNWADPSDEGYHALFYSNPLIPLAPDPDLLKAADGRYYLYPTGGSGFDVYVSDDLVHWTRGGRALAPENVAWGGSRNFWAPGPLEYQDHYFLFYSAEGPDGLKRISVAISESPLGPFKDPLTEPLFNFSYETIDPQVFVDAGHIYLYYVRPGYWTGNFHANAIFGVKLSPDLFTSLIKGEPVDRSTMFETAPRLLLKPDQPWEFDKGFINEAPFVLKHAGKYYMMYSANWFDVRSYGVGYAVSTDPLGPFIKAPENPVLSANIPGVSGPGHNAVVSSPDGTELFVVYHTHMDLDAPGGRRQVAIDRMEFRPDGTLFVDGPSIAPRPVPAGKTLWRDIAQDAEAERKDHGLILFWEKPQLIVSILLHNYSRDPKARWQLLLDDGTLIGEVEADPEPGSSVVIPVPRTVTPGIRVLGPETRVSAMGLPVVANLNISLNGTPLYEGADWPFDFPSYRDYLKLGENTLVVDMVNRRGKQQQYKTTFFHVPVSLALVAEEETSAFVRGEITLTLGTAFLGQELTEVYLRLDPILEGVAEPGALVFVGDACPKAITLDTTKFSDGTYDLVAGVLKTDGTVHEDRLRLVIDNWIFLEDEMLAPQDLGFFGVRKRLKTEAESLGWVFVEDDPERWFGDPNRIHPSGTGEEYLIWHLPNLQGFAFTLYAPDPDVIGRFLEIAVSRDQRHWTLVPYTVDPVEKSADGLWKLEVCGGVPSAGIPWDYVRLTLRETGLTPQAVQLGYARIQAPKISNTD; encoded by the coding sequence TTGGGTATCGTATTAGCAACTATGTCATTGGTCTGTGTATTGATCAATCCGTACGTTGTGCTGGAGGCGGCTACGCTTCATAGTAGTTATCAAGAGGCTGTGGTTCGGGTCGTCTATCCTGATACAGAGGAGGAACTGCTCCCTGACTTGACTGGGATCCTGTATGCCCCGGTAAACTGGGCAGACCCTAGTGATGAGGGTTACCACGCTCTGTTTTACTCCAATCCACTAATTCCCTTGGCGCCAGATCCTGATCTGCTGAAAGCAGCCGATGGACGGTATTACCTTTACCCTACCGGGGGAAGTGGCTTTGATGTTTATGTCTCCGACGATCTGGTACACTGGACCCGCGGCGGCCGTGCCCTAGCGCCGGAGAACGTGGCCTGGGGAGGTAGCCGCAACTTTTGGGCTCCTGGTCCACTGGAGTACCAAGACCACTATTTTCTCTTCTACTCCGCGGAAGGACCTGACGGTTTGAAGCGCATTTCCGTTGCGATAAGCGAAAGTCCTTTGGGACCCTTTAAAGATCCGTTGACTGAACCCCTATTTAACTTCTCCTACGAAACCATCGACCCTCAGGTGTTCGTTGATGCTGGTCACATCTACCTGTACTACGTCCGACCGGGCTATTGGACAGGCAATTTCCATGCCAACGCAATTTTCGGTGTCAAATTGAGTCCGGATCTGTTTACCAGCCTCATCAAGGGTGAACCCGTCGATCGGTCCACCATGTTTGAGACGGCACCAAGGCTTTTGCTTAAGCCTGATCAGCCCTGGGAATTCGACAAAGGTTTCATCAACGAGGCTCCCTTTGTCCTGAAACACGCTGGGAAATATTACATGATGTACTCGGCTAACTGGTTTGATGTACGCAGCTATGGGGTGGGCTATGCTGTTTCCACGGATCCCTTGGGACCCTTCATCAAGGCTCCGGAAAACCCTGTTCTTTCGGCGAATATCCCCGGTGTCTCCGGCCCTGGCCATAATGCCGTGGTTTCTTCACCCGATGGCACTGAGCTTTTCGTCGTATACCACACCCATATGGACTTGGACGCACCCGGCGGGCGGCGCCAGGTGGCCATTGATCGGATGGAGTTTCGTCCCGATGGAACCTTGTTCGTCGATGGTCCTTCCATTGCTCCTAGACCAGTACCCGCGGGAAAGACACTATGGCGCGATATTGCCCAGGATGCGGAAGCAGAACGGAAGGACCATGGGCTAATCCTGTTCTGGGAAAAGCCTCAACTCATTGTCAGTATTCTGTTGCATAATTACTCCCGAGATCCCAAGGCCCGGTGGCAGCTCTTGCTAGATGACGGTACTTTAATCGGTGAAGTGGAAGCCGATCCGGAACCGGGTTCTTCTGTAGTTATTCCTGTGCCCAGGACGGTGACCCCAGGGATCCGGGTTTTGGGACCCGAGACGAGGGTGTCTGCCATGGGCTTACCGGTGGTGGCAAATCTGAACATTAGTCTGAACGGAACTCCCCTCTATGAGGGGGCCGATTGGCCCTTTGATTTCCCATCCTATCGGGACTATTTGAAGTTGGGGGAAAACACTTTAGTGGTGGATATGGTGAATCGAAGGGGAAAGCAACAGCAGTATAAAACCACCTTTTTCCATGTGCCCGTCTCCCTAGCCCTGGTAGCCGAGGAAGAAACATCGGCCTTTGTGCGGGGTGAGATCACCCTGACTTTGGGGACTGCCTTTCTGGGCCAAGAGTTGACGGAAGTGTATCTACGGTTGGACCCGATCCTGGAGGGAGTGGCGGAACCCGGAGCGTTGGTGTTCGTCGGGGATGCCTGCCCCAAAGCAATTACCCTGGATACCACTAAGTTTTCTGACGGGACCTATGATCTGGTGGCCGGGGTGCTCAAGACCGACGGAACAGTCCATGAGGACAGGTTGCGTCTGGTTATCGACAATTGGATCTTCCTTGAGGATGAGATGCTTGCGCCCCAGGATCTGGGGTTCTTTGGAGTCCGGAAACGTCTAAAAACCGAGGCCGAGTCCCTGGGCTGGGTCTTTGTAGAGGATGATCCGGAACGTTGGTTCGGGGATCCTAATCGGATCCATCCCAGTGGAACAGGGGAGGAGTATCTGATCTGGCATCTGCCAAACCTCCAGGGCTTTGCTTTCACCCTGTATGCTCCGGATCCCGATGTCATCGGGCGCTTTTTGGAGATCGCCGTATCCCGAGACCAAAGGCACTGGACGCTAGTGCCTTACACGGTGGACCCCGTGGAGAAATCCGCTGATGGGCTATGGAAGCTCGAGGTCTGTGGGGGGGTGCCTTCCGCTGGTATCCCTTGGGACTATGTTCGGCTTACTTTACGGGAGACTGGCCTAACGCCGCAGGCGGTACAACTGGGATATGCCCGCATTCAGGCGCCAAAGATCAGCAACACCGATTGA
- a CDS encoding glycoside hydrolase family 76 protein: protein MKSYLGILVSMWIVFIGTVTVAAAIVPLDDIEHWADLATQALIDQYWAGSNSPFRGFGWGNAQAWDALMDAVERTGGTASPYYPYIDELFRRQNAINPTFINEFNDDMAWWALASLRAYRISGDTKYLNRALLLWNTILRSWDEELGGGIWWRNDQKGAKNACINCPASILASKLYQITGEEQYLEWAMKLYHWVKENLAPTGLVWDNKNRSGNIWEATFTYNQGTYIGAAVELYKNTGDPQYLADARRTAQLTMSRLTDQRGILKDEGQGDGGGFKGICVRYFVSLIEVDPEPEVYIDFLVKNAVSVGENAFNQLNLIGPNWTKPETGPVQLLTHVSGVMLLNLTARVLAEEAACGITILTPAWGANVMVDEPIQFQLSADLDVEELVVLENEVEVYRGPVPLEPLYLSLPIGEEGEERKITVRAIDSSGEVRQRSTRCRVYRLCLDLPETEQGPVQGELSLGLAAAFPRDSVAQFQLILLGIGEGLADRREILFAGEQLPPEFVLETMLYPDGAYDLMLVALDGDHQPISQLTRRLLIQNWEILQEAFRSPVDFFGIKMDTLLAKERSAGWVFRQDTPEEFYGDAHRIEAVGSGEEYLIWYYPGLSRFVLTVYAQDESLLDALEIYTFSGSQQWQLMDRFELTIQGQGSPWQRYQLTGELAGGADHLVIVVQNVPGKTPPQLGDLVLMRPAGAAQ from the coding sequence ATGAAGTCTTATCTAGGAATTTTGGTTTCTATGTGGATTGTCTTCATAGGGACGGTGACCGTGGCCGCAGCGATTGTCCCTTTGGATGATATCGAACACTGGGCAGACTTGGCTACCCAGGCTTTGATTGATCAGTACTGGGCCGGTTCCAACAGTCCCTTCCGGGGGTTTGGGTGGGGAAATGCCCAGGCTTGGGATGCCCTTATGGATGCGGTGGAGCGGACAGGAGGCACGGCATCGCCCTACTACCCCTACATTGACGAGCTTTTCCGCCGGCAAAACGCCATCAACCCCACCTTCATCAATGAATTCAACGATGATATGGCCTGGTGGGCCCTGGCCTCCCTGCGGGCATACCGAATTTCCGGTGATACTAAGTATCTGAACCGGGCTCTTTTGCTGTGGAATACGATTCTGCGTAGCTGGGATGAGGAATTGGGTGGGGGTATCTGGTGGCGTAACGACCAAAAGGGCGCGAAGAATGCCTGTATCAATTGTCCTGCCTCTATTCTTGCTTCGAAGTTGTACCAGATTACCGGTGAAGAACAATACCTAGAGTGGGCCATGAAGTTATACCACTGGGTGAAGGAGAATCTGGCTCCCACGGGACTGGTGTGGGATAACAAGAACCGCAGCGGGAATATCTGGGAGGCAACCTTTACCTATAACCAGGGAACATATATCGGGGCTGCGGTGGAACTTTACAAGAACACCGGTGATCCCCAATATCTGGCCGACGCCCGGCGTACTGCCCAGCTGACCATGTCCCGACTTACCGACCAAAGGGGCATCCTCAAAGACGAGGGGCAAGGTGATGGGGGCGGCTTTAAGGGAATCTGTGTCCGATACTTCGTCTCCCTGATTGAGGTGGATCCGGAACCGGAAGTCTATATAGATTTCCTGGTCAAGAACGCGGTCAGCGTGGGAGAGAATGCCTTCAACCAGCTTAATCTCATCGGTCCGAATTGGACGAAACCTGAGACGGGCCCGGTACAGCTGCTTACCCATGTTTCTGGTGTGATGTTGCTGAACCTCACCGCCCGTGTCTTGGCGGAGGAGGCGGCCTGTGGGATCACCATTCTTACCCCGGCATGGGGGGCCAACGTTATGGTTGATGAGCCCATCCAATTCCAGCTATCCGCAGATTTAGACGTCGAGGAGCTGGTGGTACTGGAAAATGAGGTAGAGGTCTATCGGGGACCTGTGCCCCTGGAGCCACTTTATCTTTCCCTTCCCATCGGGGAAGAGGGGGAGGAGAGGAAGATTACGGTGCGGGCTATTGACAGCAGTGGGGAAGTGCGTCAACGCTCCACCCGTTGTCGGGTGTATCGTCTGTGCCTGGACTTGCCCGAGACAGAGCAGGGGCCGGTCCAAGGAGAGCTGTCGCTGGGCTTGGCCGCGGCCTTCCCTAGGGACAGTGTGGCCCAGTTTCAACTAATTCTTTTGGGTATTGGGGAAGGACTTGCCGATAGGCGTGAAATCCTGTTTGCAGGAGAACAGCTGCCCCCGGAATTTGTCTTGGAAACCATGCTCTATCCCGATGGGGCATACGATTTGATGTTGGTGGCCCTTGATGGGGATCACCAACCTATCTCCCAATTGACTCGCCGTCTCCTGATCCAAAACTGGGAGATCCTACAGGAGGCCTTCCGTTCTCCCGTGGATTTCTTCGGCATCAAAATGGATACCCTTTTGGCGAAGGAACGTTCCGCTGGTTGGGTGTTTAGACAGGATACTCCGGAAGAATTCTACGGTGATGCCCATCGTATCGAGGCAGTGGGGAGTGGGGAAGAGTACCTGATCTGGTACTACCCGGGTCTGAGCAGGTTTGTACTTACGGTCTATGCTCAAGACGAAAGCCTGTTAGATGCTTTGGAGATTTATACCTTCTCCGGTTCCCAACAGTGGCAGTTGATGGACCGGTTTGAGCTGACTATCCAGGGACAAGGCTCTCCCTGGCAACGGTACCAACTGACAGGCGAACTGGCGGGGGGTGCAGATCATCTGGTAATCGTGGTACAAAACGTTCCCGGAAAGACACCGCCGCAATTGGGGGATCTGGTGCTGATGCGGCCGGCCGGAGCAGCCCAGTAG
- a CDS encoding DUF2619 domain-containing protein produces MKRQLPTTIYMMVLCRLLTGSLELIAAILMWRSGKITSALKINAFLGFVGPVVLIITNALALRALSSELPLQKLLIIALGVLLIFWGATS; encoded by the coding sequence ATGAAACGACAATTACCAACAACAATCTACATGATGGTGCTGTGCCGGCTGCTTACCGGAAGCCTTGAACTAATAGCAGCCATCCTGATGTGGCGCTCAGGGAAGATCACCAGTGCCCTAAAGATCAACGCGTTCTTGGGCTTTGTGGGACCAGTGGTGTTAATCATCACGAACGCATTGGCCCTAAGGGCCCTTTCCAGTGAGCTTCCCCTTCAGAAACTGTTAATCATCGCCCTAGGAGTCCTCCTGATTTTTTGGGGTGCAACCAGTTAA
- the gyrA gene encoding DNA gyrase subunit A, with translation MALDFEGGRVIRRELEYEMRRSYLDYAMSVIVDRALPDVRDGLKPVQRRILYSMSELNLAYNRPYKKSARIVGEVMGKYHPHGDSAIYDAMVRMAQDFSYREPLVDGHGNFGSVDGDPPAAMRYTEARLSRLAGEMLRDIDQDTVDFGPNFDESLQQPMTLPARFPNLLVNGAEGIAVGMATKIPPHNLGECIDALAYLIEHPGATVDELMQFIKGPDFPTGGIILGTQGIREAYTTGRGRIKVRAKTRIEPMSGGRHRIVVEEIPYQVNKAALVEKIATLVREKKVEGISALRDESDRSGMRIVIEVKRDASPNVVLNLLFKHTPLEDTFGAIMLALVDDEPRVLNLKQMLWHYLEYQKEVVTRRTRFQLRKAEERIHIVEGLRIALLHIDEVIKVIRESENDVIAKNELIQRFDMTETQAVAILDMRLRRLTGLEQIKIEQEHKELTERIADLKDILASEARVAQIVKDELLEIKEKYNSPRRTKIDHDPGEFEIEDLITKEDVVITMTHYGYVKRLPLSSYRAQRRGGKGVVALNTREEDFVEHLFITDTHSYVLFFSNRGQVYRLKAHEIPEAGRTARGTAIVNLLPLSSGETIKAVHPVATFDEDHYLVMITKNGQIKKTVLSEYDSSRNSGLVGINLRDGDELAGVFLTDGHQEFGIVTYLGQAIRFPEKEVRPMGRATAGVKGIDLRPGDFVVAGGIIIEEGDLLVVTQQGYGKRTPLAEYRVTSRGGKGIRTAHITNKTGPVVGARVVVEDHEVMMISSEGIMIRMKVADIPRQGRSTQGVRLMRLQDNDQVVAVALVAEKDDDEDDGRTVQNEEIPF, from the coding sequence ATGGCATTAGATTTTGAAGGTGGCCGCGTCATTCGGCGGGAATTGGAATATGAGATGAGGCGTTCCTATCTCGATTACGCCATGAGCGTGATCGTGGATCGAGCCCTTCCTGATGTGCGAGACGGCTTAAAGCCAGTGCAACGACGCATCCTCTATTCGATGAGCGAACTGAACCTGGCCTACAATCGGCCCTATAAAAAGTCGGCCCGTATTGTAGGTGAAGTCATGGGTAAATACCATCCCCACGGGGACAGTGCCATCTATGATGCCATGGTGCGCATGGCCCAGGATTTTTCCTATCGGGAGCCGTTGGTGGATGGGCATGGTAACTTTGGTTCGGTGGACGGCGATCCTCCGGCAGCCATGCGTTATACCGAGGCCCGGCTTTCCCGTCTGGCCGGGGAGATGCTGCGGGATATTGACCAGGACACCGTGGATTTTGGGCCTAACTTCGACGAGAGTTTGCAGCAGCCCATGACTTTGCCGGCGCGCTTTCCCAATCTCTTGGTCAATGGAGCTGAGGGTATTGCGGTGGGCATGGCCACGAAGATCCCTCCCCACAATTTGGGGGAATGTATCGATGCTTTGGCCTATCTAATTGAACACCCGGGCGCCACCGTTGATGAGTTGATGCAGTTCATTAAGGGTCCGGATTTTCCAACGGGAGGAATCATCCTCGGTACCCAGGGGATTCGGGAGGCCTATACCACCGGCCGGGGCAGGATTAAGGTTCGGGCGAAGACAAGGATCGAGCCTATGTCCGGGGGGCGTCACCGGATCGTCGTGGAAGAGATTCCCTATCAGGTGAATAAGGCGGCTTTGGTGGAAAAGATTGCCACCTTGGTTCGGGAGAAGAAGGTAGAGGGGATCTCTGCATTGCGGGACGAGTCGGACCGCAGCGGTATGCGCATTGTCATTGAGGTGAAGCGGGATGCCAGTCCCAATGTGGTCTTGAACCTCTTGTTTAAGCATACACCTTTGGAAGACACCTTTGGTGCCATCATGCTGGCTTTGGTGGATGATGAACCCCGGGTGCTTAACCTGAAGCAGATGTTGTGGCATTATCTGGAGTACCAGAAGGAAGTAGTGACCCGTCGTACCCGGTTCCAGCTGAGGAAAGCCGAGGAACGTATCCACATCGTCGAAGGATTGCGGATCGCACTGTTGCATATTGACGAAGTGATCAAAGTAATCCGGGAGTCTGAGAACGACGTTATCGCTAAGAATGAGTTGATACAAAGATTTGACATGACCGAAACCCAGGCCGTAGCCATTTTGGACATGCGGCTGCGCCGCCTGACCGGTCTTGAGCAGATTAAGATTGAGCAGGAACACAAAGAGTTGACCGAGCGGATTGCGGATCTGAAGGACATCCTCGCTTCGGAGGCAAGGGTGGCCCAGATCGTGAAAGATGAGCTATTGGAGATCAAGGAAAAATACAATTCACCCCGGCGGACGAAGATCGATCATGATCCCGGCGAGTTCGAAATTGAAGACCTGATTACCAAGGAAGACGTGGTCATTACTATGACCCATTATGGGTATGTCAAGCGCTTGCCATTGTCCAGTTACAGGGCCCAGCGCCGGGGCGGCAAGGGTGTGGTGGCCCTGAACACCCGGGAAGAGGATTTCGTGGAACATCTGTTCATCACCGACACCCACTCCTACGTGCTGTTTTTCAGTAATCGGGGACAGGTGTATCGCCTAAAGGCCCACGAGATCCCCGAGGCCGGACGGACAGCCCGGGGTACGGCGATTGTAAACCTATTGCCCCTGTCGTCAGGGGAAACCATCAAAGCTGTCCACCCCGTGGCTACCTTTGACGAAGACCACTATCTGGTCATGATTACCAAGAATGGGCAGATTAAAAAGACGGTGTTAAGCGAATATGATTCTTCACGCAATTCTGGATTGGTGGGGATTAACCTTCGGGATGGGGATGAACTAGCTGGGGTATTCCTCACCGATGGGCATCAGGAATTTGGGATCGTGACCTATCTGGGCCAAGCCATCCGTTTCCCCGAAAAGGAAGTGCGGCCCATGGGCCGGGCTACCGCCGGTGTTAAGGGTATTGATCTGCGGCCAGGGGACTTCGTGGTCGCGGGAGGGATTATCATCGAAGAGGGTGACCTGTTGGTGGTGACCCAACAGGGATACGGCAAGCGCACACCCCTTGCGGAATACCGGGTCACTTCTCGGGGTGGAAAAGGGATTAGGACCGCCCACATTACAAACAAAACCGGACCCGTCGTTGGTGCCCGGGTGGTGGTCGAGGATCATGAGGTCATGATGATTAGTTCCGAGGGGATCATGATCCGGATGAAGGTAGCAGATATTCCTCGTCAAGGTAGGAGTACCCAAGGGGTGCGGCTGATGCGCCTCCAAGACAATGATCAGGTGGTGGCGGTGGCATTGGTGGCCGAAAAAGATGATGACGAAGATGATGGCCGCACGGTGCAAAATGAGGAGATTCCCTTCTAA